From the genome of Grus americana isolate bGruAme1 chromosome 16, bGruAme1.mat, whole genome shotgun sequence:
GAACGAGTCCTGCCAGGCCATCCTGTGACGCTGCCATGAACCTGCTGACGGGGGAAAGGGTTAACGAGGACAGGGACGAGGCAGCGCCTGTGGCTTTCCTTCCCCTGAGCCCTCCCGCTGTTCCCTGCCAGGTCTTCCTCTCCATCAAGGGCATCTACTACCAGGCCGAGGTGCTGGGGCAGCCCGTCACCTGGATCACCCCTTATGCCTTCGCCCACGACGTGAGTATCTGGGAAGAGCACGGTGGGATCCGTGCGGGACCCACAGGGCCTCGCTGCTCCCTTCCCTGGGGCCGGGGAGGGGTCGAGGGTCTGCAGAGGCAGACGTGGCCGTGTCCAGCCTGCAGTGGGGACCACGAGGCCCCGCCAGGAAGGTTGGCAGGGACACGACGCTCTTCTACCCCCTGGGATGGCTGTACCCGTGTCCCCTGTGCCTGCCTGTACCAGTCTCCCGGGTTCCTTAGTTTGTCTTGTCAATTATTAAAATGTGCCTTAATCAGCAATTAAAGATTAACCTGCAGGAAGGAGGCTGATGTCACTTGGGGAAGAACCGAGTCAGACCCCACACCCTCTGCCAGGGCGGTTCTGCCGCATCCCCCACACAGtccagggaggtggtggggcaAGGGGAGACCTGCGGGTGCCGCTGTGCCAGGACAGCCATGCGGCTGCGCTGCACCTTGCCAAAAGCCTCGGCATGCAAGAGTTCACGGTCACAGCGGTCTCCTCCCGTTTTGCTCCCAGCCTTTCCAGGGCTTGGCACGGTTGGGTTGAGGTTTTCCAGCTTTGTGGCCTTTGGGATGTCCCGCGCTGGGTCTCGCCTCCCCTGGGGCACCCCGTGTCGTCCCCAACCAGCCCTGCTTTGAGTTCTGGCGGTTGTGGGGCCAGCTGGGTCCCTGCTGGGTTTGGGCTCCTTGTCCTGCTCCCGTTCTGCTTTGCCACAGCCCCGCGTCTCCCCGGGAGGAGCGGTGTCCCTGGACCGAGCCACCAAGGTCCCCATCCACGGTGGGACAGGCTGCTCCGTCTGTGCGAGCGGGTCCCTCCGCGGAGGGGTGGCAGCGGTGCCCCGTGTAGCAGCCCGGagagctctccctgcccaggggcTGGTGGCGGCCGTGGATCTCCAGACCTTGCCGTGAAGGGGGCAGGATGCTCCTCCCTGTGTGGGTGGGACGGGACCCTGTCCCTGCAGAGGGGACTCCGGTCCTCTCGTCCTTGTGTCCTCACCTTTCCCGTGTGCCTGCAGCACCCCACAGACGTGGATTACCGCGTGATGGCCACCTTCACCGAGTTTTACACCACCCTCCTGGGCTTCGTCAACTTTCGCCTCTACCAGTCCCTCAACCTGCTCTACCCCCCCAAGGTGAGGCCGCCACCTGCCCCGGGGACGTGCCGCGCCGGCCCGAGCCTGGTGGCACCACCGTGGGCCGTGGGAAGTGAGGACGTGGCGGAGGGAGGGATGTTTGGGGGTTCTGTGTTTGGGAGCTGCCACCCCACCGTTCTGTTTTTCCCCAGATCGACGGCCAGGCTGATGTTGAGCTGAAGCCCGCGGAGGGCAAGGAGTACGCCATGGACTCGGAGAGCTACCTGGAGGTGAGGGACGCTGCCGTCACCGTGGGAGGACCCTGCGTGGCTGCGGGGGCCTCTGGCTTCCCCCCTGCATGGCGGGGGACCCTCCAAagccccaggctggggacagcagggtgGGAGAGAACGTGGAGGAGCCTGAATGTCTTTTGGCCTCTCTGAGAAATTGCCTTTTTCCTCCGTGAGGCCCCTTCTCCCATCCCCAAAGCACCGGCTGGGCATGACGCCTTCTCGGTCTCCTCCCGCTGCAGAAACTGTCGGCTCTGAGCGCCAGCCTGGCCCGTGCGGTGGCACCGACCCACGAGGACGAGGTGGAGATGGACGAGTTCCCAGTGGAGGGGGTAAGAGCCTGGAGGTGTGATGGGGAGAAACTCAGCCCTGGCTTTGGGTGATCCTGCCTGCGGTCTGTCTCGTGGCAGGGCCTGGTGCCGcgctggggggggctgctgggagcaggggacGGCGTCCGCGAGCCCTCCTtgcagagaggggctgggcgCGGGGGGGAGGCTGAGCGTTTGGCTCTGAGCAGGAGACGGCAGAGCAGCTGGACgcgaggaagaaggagcaggaggccCTGGAGAAGcacaaaaagctgtttgaagGGCTGCGCTTCTTCCTCAACAGGGAGGTGCCTCGGGAGCCGCTGGCCTTCATCATCCGGTACGTGGGGGGCAGGCTGGCCCTCGGCACCCCGATACGGCGCGCTCGCCTCCCCCGGCCTCTGTGTTGGGCCAACCTGCCTGACGTCCAACGGGCGAGGGGACGCCGAGGGCCCCGCCTGACTCCTCGGTGGGTTTTGCCGGCAGGTGCTTTGGTGGCCAGGTCTCCTGGGACAAGTCCCTGTGCATCGGTGCCACCTACGACGTCAGCGACCCCTCCATCACCCACCAGATCGTTGACCGGCCCCGGGTGGAGCGGCAGGTCGTTGGCAGGTGGGCGAGGCGGGTGGCCTGTCCCCAGAACGGCCACGTGGGCTAGCGGGTGTCCCGGCTGTCCCAAGCTCTGTCCGCTCCCCATAGCGCAGAGCCTGACCCCGCGTCCCCCTGCCCCGCAGGTATTACCTGCAGCCTCAGTGGGTTTTCGACTCCGTCAACGCCAAGCTGTGCCTCCCCGTAGCCGACTACttccctggggtgctgctgccccCGCACCTCTCACCCTTCGTGACGGAGCAGGAAGGAGACTACGTCCCTCCCGAGAAGCTGAAGCTGCTGGCCATGCAGCGGGGCGAGAACCCAGGTGACGCGAGGCTCCGAGGTCGGAGGAGTTGAGGACCCGGCAGCGTTGTACCTGCTCCGGGGGCAGCGACTGCTCTGTTGGTAACGGGGGTCTCTCCGCAGATGAAgagagtgaggaggaggaggaggaggaagaagaggaggaagaggaggatgacaATGacaaagaagaggaggaggaagatgagtctgaaaaggaagaggagatgaaATTAAAGAAGTTGGAAGAGCAGAAGACTCAGAGCAGCAAGGTACGGTGCCTGGCAGCATGGGGGAGCcccaggaggaggcagctccGAGCTCTGTCCCTGCCGGGGCTCCACTCGCTGTCCCAGGCCCCCTGGGGCTGCGCTCCTCCTGCCACGGCCGCCACACTGCGGGGTCCTGGACCTGCGGGGTCCTGAGCTCTCCGGCTCCCTGCAGGCGCTTCCTGTGAAGGTGACCGCTGGCAAGGTGCGGCTGGAGGACAAGCAGCgcctggagcaggagcagcaaagcGAGGAGAAGCGCCTGGCCATCATGATGatgaagaaaagggagaaatacCTCTACAAGAAGATCATGTTTGGCAAGAAGCGCAAAGTCCGAGAGGTACGGATCTTTTCCCTGGATCCTGGTGCTGGCTCTTCCCAAATCGGCTTGCAGCTACGGATCGCTAAAGCCGGGTCTGTGCCCGTctctggggagagggagcagcCTCTGCTTCCCGTGCTGCGCAGCTCTGGGCTGCTCCTcccgctcctctccctgcctggtgAGGGCACTGAGGCCCAACCAGCCTCTTCCCCAGCATCGCCGGGCTGCGGTCTCTTGATCCTGCCGCACTCTGGCAGGGCCTGTCCCACGCCGGGCCCGGGTGCCGGCAGCGGAGGGGTCTGTGTCCCACCCGCAGCCAGAGGGTTTGGTGGGACCGAGGGTCGAGTGGCCCTTGGTGGCCACAGACCGGTCTGACTGCGGGTCTCGGGGGTTTCTCCACAGGCGAACAAACTGGCTGCGAAGAGGAAAGCCCACGACACCGCTgtcaaagaggagaaaaagaaaagcaagaaggcGCGATGAGCGTGACGGGACCCGGGGGCTCCCTGCGGGGGCTGGCTGGCCACCCGTGCCCTGCGGACACCATCGTCTTTGGGTGAAAAACCCTCACCTTTGGTCTTGGGACAGAAATgctaaattaaaacatttcccGTCTGTAAATACACTTCCCGCTGTCCCTTTCCAAGGGCTCCCTCGGCTCCCCTCCACCGTTGCCACTGCCCGTCCTGGGCTGCAGGATTGGTGTCATGGGGACTGACCTCCTCGTGCCGCTGCTCCCTCTGCTGCCCGCCCCACAGGGGTGGTgggcgaggaagaggaggccaAGGAGAGCTCTGGGCTCTTGCAGGTCCCTCCGGGATTGTTCCTTTGGAATTTGCACAGCCCTGGGTGGAGGAGCCAGGCCCTCGTGGCTTCGCCCCAGCTTTGGCAGAGTCGTCCATGGTGGAGGGGAGCCCGTCCTCTGCTCGGCCCAGAGCTGCCCTCCAGCATCTGCGTGGCAGGCCGCACTTCTcttgtactttttatttttgaataaagAAGGCGACGCTTCCCTGTGGCACGTGTTTGTCTGTTCCCTCCCGGCCATGGTGGGGCAACGCGCCTGCGCTGCGCTCGGTGCTCTGCCCAGTGCTGGCGTGGTGGCAGAGGCACGGATGGCTTCATCCCAGACACGTGGGGCCGGAGGTGGCTCCTCATCCCACACCGGGCGTCAGGACATCTGCTGGGAGGGCGAGCAGAAGGGCCGGAGCCTGGTGCCATGACCTGTGGACACCATGGGTGCCACCTTCCTCCTTGTCATCTGCTGCCATGCCTTGTTCCTGGCGGCAGGTTTGGGTCGGGTCTGCTCCATCCTGCTGGGTGCTGAGAGCCAGCTCCGAGTCCATTTTGTTCAACCAGGGGAAGCGCAAAgccctgtccctggggaggagcagccccagggtgcGCTGGGGGCCACCCGGCTGGAAAGCACCTTGGTAACAAAGGACccgggggtcctggtggacaccacaTTGACCATGAGCCACCAACATGCCCTTGGGGCAGAGGGCTCATTGTGCTGCAAGAggaggttgagggaggtgatctcGCTCCTCTGCCCGGTGCTGGTGAGGCCACTCATGGAGTTCTGTGTCTGGTGATgtgctccccagtgcaagagagaCATGTACGTGCTGGAACatgtccagcaaagggccaccaagatgatgcagggactggagcatctctcctagGAGGAAAGGCTGCGAGAGCTTGGATCAGCAAAGATGAGGTTCAGGGAGATCTTACCAATGGGTATAAATACATGAGGGGAGGGTGCCAAGATAGAGCCAGGTTCTTCTCAGTGGCACCCAGCACCAGGACGTGAGGTGATGGGCACAAATGAACCCAGGAGGTTCTTTTGAACATCAAGAAACACTTCTTTGCTCTGAAGGTGACCAAATGTTGGCACAAGGTTGCCCAGAATGACGATGGAGTCTCCATCCATGGAGATATGACCAgggaggttggaccaggtgaACTTCAGAGGTGCCTCCAATTCTACCGGGATGCTGTTGGGTTGCCTACAAAGGCATGAGGCAAAGGTTTTTGGGGCTCACTGTCCCTCTCCCACCTTCCTCCAGCAAGAGGCCGGAAGGGTGACATTTTTGGGTGAAGGCAAGATTATTTTGGGGCTCTTGGCTGAGATAAAGCAATGCACGAAGAAACTAGGGCTGCCATGGCCAATGTCAGGACCGCCAACCCTCCGGATGTGCAGAGCACATCCAGGGGGTTGGCGGCCCCGGCATCAGAAGCATTCTCCACCCCCACCTTTCCCTTaaatcccctttttttcccccaaaacagccAGCTCCCCCACATTTCTTCACCGGGGCCTACAAACGGCCCTCAAGCCTGTCCATGGCCATCTTCctcctggggagaggagaagggtaACGCTTCGTTTTGTGCAAGATTtatgaggttttggggttttttttctcctttttttggttcattttgGAGGTTGGGAAGGGGTGTCCCAAGGTGGGATGGcttgctgtggggtttttgtagGGTTTTGGTGAATGTGGCCTCATTGGGGTGTGAAGGTTGTGTCATCTCATGGGGATGCCATTGTCCCTGGCCATGGTGAAGGCTGTTGTGTCTTGTGGGGTTTTATGGGGACATCCTTATCCCCAGTCATGGTGAAGGTTGTGTCATCTTATGGGGTCTTTTATAGGGACACCTTGTCCTTGGCCATGGTGAAGACTGTGGTATCTCATGGAGCTTTACAGAGAAACCCTTGTCCTCAGCTGGCTGTGGTATCTCATGAGGTTTTATGGGGACACCTTTGTCCCCAGCCATGGTGAAGGCTGGTTATCTCATGGGGCTTTCATGGGGACACCTTGTCCCCAGCTGTGGTATTTCATGGGGCTTTATATGGACACCAGCTGTGGTGAAGGCTGCGTCATCCCGTGGGATGTTTTTTTGGAGGACACCCAAGCGCCATCTCATGGGACTCCTGTGGGGACACAGACGTGGCCCTTGGTCTTGCTGCGAGCGCTGCCAGCGCCGGGGTGCCGATGACCCCCAGCAGTGAGAGCAGCACCAACAGCACAGATGGGGACCTTGGTAACTGCCTGCccgcttttccttttccttttcttttttttttaatttttatttttccttttttcttttttctttttctttttctctattttctttttccttctttcttcttttttcttattttttcttttctccttttcctcttttcttttcttttcttttcttttcttttcttttcttttcttttcttttcttttcttttcttttcttttcttttcttttcttttcttttctttttcttttcttttcttttcttttcttttcttttttctcccttttttattttttccttctttcctcctctttttttccctctttttttcctttggtagTTGggaggtttttcctttttttttccttgccttttccccccttccttgACCTCACCTCCCAGAAAATAAGGGCTTTCGACCACCCAGGACCCCCTGGGGCTGCACCCAGAGCTGGGCTTCCACCACAGGGCAGGAGACCCCGAATGGAGCTTCCCAAGCCCACCGGAGCCGCTGGACACTCACTCCTGGGCACCCACAGGCGCCGCGGCGGATAAGCAAACCGCGGTGGGACCGGCAGGCAGAACCCGccgcaggcagcagccccactgctgggtgGCCACAAACCGGTCACACCACCCCGACGGCCACCAGTTCCCCCTCTTTCCCCGGCACTAATGACAGCTTTTGCTCTCGATACAGGCACCTGATGCCGCGTTTGGCCAATGAGTGTCCGGCGGGGCTGAGCTCGGGACGGGGTGTGCCGCCGCGGTGCTGCCACCCACCCTCCGACCAGCCGCTCGTGCTCCTCACCAAACTCCTCTTCATCCCCAGCTCCGGTGCGTGCTTCCCCGGTTGTTGTGGTTTTCAGCATGAGTGCTTCGTTTGCACCCCCAAATCACGGGGGGGGACTCGATCTGTTCGCTCCCAggtggggggacgggggacaggGGGTGAGGGATGCCGTGGTGGAGCCGTCCCAGGGATGGTTTGCACCCCATGGGGTGCGGGAGATGCGGCTCCCCAGATCATTTACATCGCGAGCATCCCTTCGCTGAGCCGCCGCATCCCGGCCGCCATGGTCCTCTTCCGTCTGGAGACCCTTTGCAATGCCATCCCCAAAAAAGGGGGAAACCTGGAATTAAGAGGGGGTGAGACATCTCCTCGTCCCCGCACCGCTGTTTCCAGGACGAATCCAGGTAAGGTGATGGAAAAGCGAGTGGCCGGCGCTGGGACAGGCGGTGGCACCGGGATCTGTTATTTAAGCCGGTGTGGTGGTTATTTCACACGGTGGCCATCACCGGTGACAGATGGGCCTGGGGGGacaaggggaagagaagggcGATGAATCCCAGGTGTGACCCACCCTCAGGGCTGAGTGCAACTGGAAACGTGTCGGACAAGGGctcggggggctggggggctgtgtGCTCGCCGCAGGCGCCTCCGAGCAGGGACAAGTCCCCTGTCCCCGTCCTGGCAGCAGCCTCTGTCTCCTCAGGGGCAGGGGGACATGTCCCAGCATTGATTTTTTGGGAGTGCGTGCTTGTGCTCGCTTGCACGCTTGCTTGCTTGTCTCCGCTTCCCCGAGGTGCCCGTTCCTCTCCGCTGCCCGCAGCCAGCCCGGCACAGCCGGCACAGCCTCAGGCTTTAATTCTCAGGAGCCGGCTGGGCCCCCTCGTGCGGGGCTGGGGACGCCGGAAGGTGTCTGTCCTGGGAGAGCAGGGCCGTGCCGGCAGGGTCAGTGCCTGCGGGGAGGTGGCAGCTCCTCGTCCCTTTTCTTGCGATGACAGAGGACACTCTGGCTTTTCTTGTCCCCTGGCACTGGCCGGGGCTGCCCAGGGGTTGCACAGGTTGACCCCGGCGTGAGAACTGGTCCCgcagaggcagggcaggatgcGGCAGCTGCCTGCGGTGGGACAATAGCTGCCCACCTGTCCGCCCGGGGCTCAGCGGGATGACCCCAAACCCCGTGGGGACCAGCCCAGAACCCCAAACGCCTCCAGCGTGGATGGAGACTCAAGTGGGTAGCGGGCACGGCTGACGGGTGCCCTGCGGTTTTGCCACCAGCCCAGCCGCGGGGTCTCCGGATGCCGGCGTGGCTGCCGCTCACTTGGCTGCCCGAGCAATGTGCAGGGCTGTCACCGCCGTTAGCAGCAGCGAGCCGGCTTCCAGGGCAGTGGGAAGCATCAGGGCCGGATCCGGGGACACAATGGCTCCTTTTCTGCCCCGCCACATGGCGATGCCCGAGCAGGGAGCCGGATGGTGCCGAGCCCTCCCTGGTGTGGCCGCAGCACCCGCTCGCCCCCCCAGGCACAGCCACGTCGTGGCAGGCTGGGACCCTGCGGGCAGCAGCACCCCTTGACCCCCACGGGTAGGGTCCCCAGGGACACCCAAAGTCCCAGTGTGACTGGTGGGACCGGGGAAGGGGCCAAAGCTGGTGGCAGCGCGGTGGCTCCGTGGTTATCACACTGAGAATGGGTGAGTGCAAATATTGCTGCCATTAAGGCCATAAAAGCCATTTAGATACGGCaggcggcggggagggcgggcagggggaggcTGCGGGAAGGATGGAGAGGAACCCACAGTGTCACCAGGACACCCCGGGGAGCAGGCGGCCGGGTCGGGGGTGCGGGGCCGAGCCCCTGCCAAAGCACTCCCCACGCCGAGGTGAGCTCCAGCTGCGGGAGGTGAGGGCACGGCCATGAGCCATCCCACGGGAGGAGGACGGTGGCTGGCGAGAGCCGCACCCgcggggaggagaggagctgggtgCCACCGCCGAGGGACGGCCGTTGTCGCCCGCTCGGCCGGCGGTGCCCCGTCACCCCGTCTCCCACCGCCGCGGGTGCCGGCTCGCGGGGCCAAGCCGGGCCGGGAGCTGGCTGTGGCGTGGCGGTGCAGGGGAGCGGAggggccgggcgcggggccggcggTGACAATGTCCCCGTTGAGGCCAGCGCCGCAGATGGAGACAAATGGGCCCCTTGTTTTCGGCGctggcaggcagcgggcaggcagcgAGCAGGCAGCGGGCTGAATGCCTCCTCTGTGCACCGGGAGTGGGTGGGGAGCCGGGAGGCTCGGGGAGGCAGCGGGCACCCAGGGCCTGGCCCGGCTGTCCCGGGGGAGCCGGGCAGcgcccggccgcagccccgcaTCCCGCTCGGCAGCGGCTCTCATTTCTCTCGCTCTGTTTTCCCCCCTGCCCAGGACAGCGATACGGGGCTGCGACCCCGGCCATGCCGTAAAGACCACGAGTGGTGGGCAGGCTTTGGTGAAGCCGGCGTTtgcggggagctgcccaggacGAGCTTATTCCATGTCGGAGCAGCATCGGCACCCCCGTCCCACGCCAGcccaggagaggagaaggacGGCTCGCCGAGAGCGGCTTAGGCAAAGGAAAAGGTGATTTTTGGGGAGTGACGGGGCGCTTGGGGGGGCAGCGCCatggggcagggtgctgggggtgggtggggacGGGTGTTTGCACCCACGGGGGTGTGCAAGGGGGACGGGGGGGTAGGAAGGACCGTGTCTGCGTGGAGTTGGGCACGCGGAAAAAAGAGCGTGCCCGTGGGCTTGTGGCGGCGAGGGGAGCAAGCGGCCGGCGGGTGAGCCTCGTGGGCAGCTGCTATAGGGGTTTGGCCATAAGGGCGTGGCTCCTGTAGGGAAACCCCAAAAGAGGGCTCGGGGATGTCGCCAGggcccagggagctgctggcacaaggggccggggctgcggagCTGCGTGGCCCGGGCCATCCGGGGGGTGACCTGTGGGGAAATGGCCGGCACGGCCACATCCTCCGCCTGGGAATTTCAACCAGGCGGCTGAGAGCTGGCGCTGCAGTTGTCCGGCGATAATGGGAGCCCCAGGAAAAACGCCCCGATTGCCGCATTTCTCCTGGCGTGCTATTAATAATTAAGCCACTCATTTGAGGCAAAGTCAACAGAGTAACTGGGTTGGGATCTGTTTGCCAGAACCACCCCGGGGGAGTCAGCCTGGGTAGAGTGAGACATCCTCTTGGCATCCCGGCGCGCAGGGCCGGGGTGCTGCGCTGCCCCGGGGGGATGGCGGGGTCCCCCGCCGGGCTGGCAGCCGAGAGGTGGGTTAATGGCACCAGTTCGCTCGCTTCGGTGGGTTTGGTGCCAGTGCCGGCAGCGCTGCGCCCTGTGGTGCGGAGGCAAGGACAGCCCGCGAGCCGGCGGGATGCAGCTTCGCTGCcggccagcagcacccacacagGCAGGTGTCCCCTCCGGCACTGGCTGGTTCTGGCCGGTGGCTGTCCCAGGCGGTGCCAACGCTGGCGCTGCCGATGGTGATCCCGGCCACGGTGTAAGACCAAACCCTGGCCGCTCCCAGGCACGTGAAACCCTCTCGGCTTGGCACCCGTGCTGCAATTTTCGGGTAGGGTCAGAGCCGCCCACTCCCCCCACGGTTACGCTGTACACCCCACCGTGCACCGTATCCCCGCCAGTCCTGCCGTTCCTGCCAGCGGCTCAGAAAACCACCCGGGAAGAGGCTGGATGTGGCCAGCCCTGCCTGACCCGGTGGTCCCTGCGGCAcggccgggggggcggggggagagctTGGGTGCACTTGCGGGGTGCCACCAGGTGCCCCCAACCCTCCGGCATCCCCCGGCTGCCGCGCCGGGTGCCAGGACGAGCTGTGCCCAGCACCtggccacagccctgggctccGGTTGCATTTTCCATTCATTATTCATCGAACTGGAAATCTCAGCGGCAGGAGGCGAACTGGGGGGGCCGGAGAA
Proteins encoded in this window:
- the PES1 gene encoding pescadillo homolog isoform X2; the encoded protein is MCFLFSTFPRSGKCHVQTIQLCRRLAVEFLNYVIVSRSLRKVFLSIKGIYYQAEVLGQPVTWITPYAFAHDHPTDVDYRVMATFTEFYTTLLGFVNFRLYQSLNLLYPPKIDGQADVELKPAEGKEYAMDSESYLEKLSALSASLARAVAPTHEDEVEMDEFPVEGETAEQLDARKKEQEALEKHKKLFEGLRFFLNREVPREPLAFIIRCFGGQVSWDKSLCIGATYDVSDPSITHQIVDRPRVERQVVGRYYLQPQWVFDSVNAKLCLPVADYFPGVLLPPHLSPFVTEQEGDYVPPEKLKLLAMQRGENPDEESEEEEEEEEEEEEEDDNDKEEEEEDESEKEEEMKLKKLEEQKTQSSKALPVKVTAGKVRLEDKQRLEQEQQSEEKRLAIMMMKKREKYLYKKIMFGKKRKVREANKLAAKRKAHDTAVKEEKKKSKKAR
- the PES1 gene encoding pescadillo homolog isoform X1 — protein: MGGLEKKKYERGSATNYITRNRARKKLQLSLPDFRRLCILKGIYPHEPKHKKKVNKGSTAARTFYLLKDIKFLLHEPIVNKFREYKVFVRKLRKAYGKSEWSTVDRLKDNKPSYKLDHIVKERYPTFVDALRDLDDALSMCFLFSTFPRSGKCHVQTIQLCRRLAVEFLNYVIVSRSLRKVFLSIKGIYYQAEVLGQPVTWITPYAFAHDHPTDVDYRVMATFTEFYTTLLGFVNFRLYQSLNLLYPPKIDGQADVELKPAEGKEYAMDSESYLEKLSALSASLARAVAPTHEDEVEMDEFPVEGETAEQLDARKKEQEALEKHKKLFEGLRFFLNREVPREPLAFIIRCFGGQVSWDKSLCIGATYDVSDPSITHQIVDRPRVERQVVGRYYLQPQWVFDSVNAKLCLPVADYFPGVLLPPHLSPFVTEQEGDYVPPEKLKLLAMQRGENPDEESEEEEEEEEEEEEEDDNDKEEEEEDESEKEEEMKLKKLEEQKTQSSKALPVKVTAGKVRLEDKQRLEQEQQSEEKRLAIMMMKKREKYLYKKIMFGKKRKVREANKLAAKRKAHDTAVKEEKKKSKKAR